The Anaplasma platys genome segment TGTCATCGATATTAGCGCATATGACGTGCGCCGCACGCTTTATCACCTGCACTAGCTCATCCACTGAGTAAAACTCTAGATGTAGCGGAATCCCAAAACGATCTCTCAGAGGGTTAGAAATTAGCCCAAAGCGCGTTGTGGCACCGATTAAGGTGAAGATAGGGAGGTCGATCCTCAATGTTCTAGCGCCGCAGCCTTCACCCACCACTATATCCAGACAGCAGTCTTCCATGGCTGAGTATAAAACCTCTTCTATGTTTTTGTGTAGCCTGTGGATTTCGTCGATAAAGAGCACATCCATTGGCTGTAAATTGGTGAGAATTGCAGCTAAGTCTCCTGCCTTGCTTAATAAAGGGCCTGAGGTCGATCTAAAATTTACCTTGAGCTCCTTTGCTATTATGTGTGCCAACGTGGTTTTGCCCAGGCCCGGGGGGCCATATAGCAATACATGATCCAGCGGTGCTCTGCGTTCGTAAGCGGATTTTATGAATACCTTGAGGTTT includes the following:
- the ruvB gene encoding Holliday junction branch migration DNA helicase RuvB — protein: MSELLHEHRALPEDERNFTPRPSLIEEFVGQSKIVENLKVFIKSAYERRAPLDHVLLYGPPGLGKTTLAHIIAKELKVNFRSTSGPLLSKAGDLAAILTNLQPMDVLFIDEIHRLHKNIEEVLYSAMEDCCLDIVVGEGCGARTLRIDLPIFTLIGATTRFGLISNPLRDRFGIPLHLEFYSVDELVQVIKRAAHVICANIDDSGAHEIASRSRGTPRIALRLFRRVRDFMTVEKKNKIDAEFAKGALLSLEVDHAGLDKMDIKYLIFIYEARNAVGIDTIAAALSEDVGNIEETIEPYLLKIGFVQRTPRGRVLTAQAIEHLMQSKYI